The proteins below come from a single Oerskovia jenensis genomic window:
- a CDS encoding ABC transporter permease — translation MSTPQNPQNGDDSVTIENAIELKDVEGLSQGQIVRSRFFRHKGAMVGLAVLIFVVLLAFTSVGFGPVPGWWPQGGGSGKVINPGGAPTLSMPTWLGGSGFAIGQHPFGQDENGHDMFFYVMKGTQTSLGVMFTIGGIACVLGVLIGSLSGFFRGRTDGMLMRFTDLVITVPTIVIGAVIGKMAGSLSAAVFGAALGLILWPSLARLVRGEFLSLREREFVDAARVAGASNTRIIFKHILPNAIGVIIVATTLLMSSAILLETALSYLGFGIQSPDISLGQLINQYQSSFATRPWLFWWPGLFIVVIALCINFIGDGLRDAFDPRQKRIPSQKKMDRAAGASRETTIPLQAQGGHVGLGGGN, via the coding sequence ATGAGTACCCCTCAGAACCCCCAGAACGGCGACGACTCGGTCACCATCGAGAACGCGATCGAGCTGAAGGACGTCGAAGGTCTGTCCCAGGGGCAGATCGTCCGCAGCCGGTTCTTCCGGCACAAGGGCGCCATGGTCGGGCTCGCCGTCCTGATCTTCGTGGTGCTGCTCGCGTTCACCTCGGTGGGCTTCGGCCCGGTCCCGGGCTGGTGGCCGCAGGGCGGCGGGTCGGGCAAGGTCATCAACCCGGGAGGCGCTCCCACGTTGAGCATGCCCACCTGGCTCGGCGGGTCCGGCTTCGCCATCGGCCAGCACCCGTTCGGTCAGGACGAGAACGGGCACGACATGTTCTTCTACGTCATGAAGGGCACCCAGACCTCGCTCGGGGTCATGTTCACGATCGGTGGCATCGCCTGCGTGCTGGGTGTCCTGATCGGCTCGCTGTCGGGCTTCTTCCGTGGTCGTACGGACGGCATGCTCATGCGCTTCACGGACCTCGTCATCACGGTCCCGACCATCGTCATCGGTGCCGTCATCGGCAAGATGGCCGGCTCGCTGAGCGCGGCCGTCTTCGGTGCAGCGCTCGGCCTGATCCTCTGGCCGAGCCTGGCCCGTCTGGTGCGCGGTGAGTTCCTGAGCCTGCGTGAGCGGGAGTTCGTCGACGCGGCCCGCGTCGCCGGCGCCTCGAACACCCGGATCATCTTCAAGCACATCCTGCCGAACGCGATCGGCGTCATCATCGTCGCCACGACCCTGCTCATGAGCTCGGCGATCCTGCTCGAGACCGCACTGAGCTACCTGGGCTTCGGCATCCAGTCGCCCGACATCTCGCTCGGTCAGCTGATCAACCAGTACCAGTCGTCGTTCGCGACGCGCCCCTGGTTGTTCTGGTGGCCCGGCCTGTTCATCGTGGTGATCGCACTGTGCATCAACTTCATCGGTGACGGCCTGCGCGACGCGTTCGACCCGCGTCAGAAGCGGATCCCGTCGCAGAAGAAGATGGACCGCGCCGCCGGTGCCTCGCGCGAG
- a CDS encoding ABC transporter permease, translating to MLTFITRRLLAGIATLFVAIFMMYLLVDLAIDPLADLQEYRGADKAAKIAAREAMLNLDTNVVVRFFQWLGHAFQGDFGVAWRSGQDVGTLVSHAIGSTLQLVTAATVLSLILGVSVGIVSALRQYATFDYLIIFLSFLLYSLPSFWVAVLLKQWGAIGFNDFLADPTLSIPVLVGIAALMGLLWVLAIGGSVTRRLQTFGLAFAATLGVMLYVQLTDWWARPQLGPVLIAITGVGFAFALTAVSAGLRNRRALYTALATVAIGVALYYPLQGFFNSVVPSHLMMFGLALVAIGVGVLVGFLFRGPDWGVSARTGGITAFVVAAMIYIDRVMQVWPAYMNSNAINGRPIATFGDRTPNLGGNYWVQVLDQYTHLLLPTLTLILVAFAGYTRYSRSSMLEVMSQDYIRTARAKGLSERTVIMRHGFRNSLIPLATIVPIDVITLIGGAVVTERIFNRPGMGALFLNSLQEAEIEPVMAYLLITAALAIIANIVADLIYAALDPRIRVNA from the coding sequence GTGTTGACGTTCATTACGCGCCGCCTTCTGGCCGGCATAGCCACACTGTTCGTGGCGATCTTCATGATGTACCTCCTGGTCGATCTCGCGATCGACCCCTTGGCCGACCTCCAGGAGTACCGCGGAGCGGACAAGGCCGCCAAGATCGCCGCACGTGAGGCGATGCTCAACCTCGACACCAACGTCGTGGTGCGCTTCTTCCAGTGGCTCGGCCACGCCTTCCAGGGAGACTTCGGCGTCGCCTGGCGCTCGGGGCAGGACGTCGGCACGCTCGTGTCGCACGCCATCGGCTCGACCCTGCAGCTCGTGACGGCCGCCACGGTCCTGTCGCTGATCCTCGGTGTGTCGGTCGGTATCGTCAGCGCGCTGCGCCAGTACGCGACGTTCGACTACCTGATCATCTTCCTGTCCTTCCTGCTCTACTCGCTGCCCTCGTTCTGGGTCGCCGTCCTCCTCAAGCAGTGGGGGGCCATCGGGTTCAACGACTTCCTCGCGGACCCCACCCTCTCGATCCCGGTCCTCGTCGGCATCGCGGCGCTCATGGGCCTGCTGTGGGTGCTCGCGATCGGCGGATCGGTCACGCGCAGGCTGCAGACCTTCGGTCTGGCCTTCGCGGCGACGCTGGGCGTCATGCTCTACGTCCAGCTCACCGACTGGTGGGCCAGGCCGCAGCTGGGCCCCGTGCTCATCGCGATCACCGGGGTGGGCTTCGCGTTCGCGCTGACGGCCGTCTCCGCGGGTCTGCGCAACCGCCGCGCGCTCTACACGGCCCTCGCGACCGTGGCCATCGGCGTCGCCCTGTACTACCCGCTCCAGGGCTTCTTCAACTCGGTGGTCCCGTCGCACCTCATGATGTTCGGCCTCGCGCTGGTCGCGATCGGTGTGGGCGTCCTGGTCGGCTTCCTGTTCCGCGGACCCGACTGGGGTGTCTCCGCGAGGACCGGTGGGATCACGGCGTTCGTCGTCGCGGCCATGATCTACATCGACCGCGTCATGCAGGTCTGGCCCGCGTACATGAACTCGAACGCGATCAACGGCCGTCCCATCGCGACGTTCGGCGACCGGACCCCGAACCTCGGGGGCAACTACTGGGTGCAGGTCCTCGACCAGTACACGCACCTGCTGCTGCCGACCCTGACGCTGATCCTGGTCGCCTTCGCGGGCTACACGCGCTACTCGCGATCGAGCATGCTCGAGGTCATGAGCCAGGACTACATCCGTACGGCCCGGGCCAAGGGGCTGAGCGAGCGCACCGTCATCATGCGTCACGGCTTCCGCAACTCGTTGATCCCGCTCGCGACGATCGTCCCGATCGACGTCATCACGCTCATCGGTGGTGCGGTCGTCACGGAGCGGATCTTCAACCGGCCGGGCATGGGTGCGCTCTTCCTCAACTCCCTCCAGGAAGCTGAGATCGAGCCGGTCATGGCCTACCTCCTGATCACCGCTGCGCTCGCGATCATCGCCAACATCGTGGCGGACCTGATCTACGCTGCCCTCGACCCACGAATTCGGGTGAACGCATGA
- a CDS encoding ABC transporter family substrate-binding protein, which yields MKISRKSAAVAAVAVSALALSACAGGSGDGNSDDGAGINDSESVNIAWNQPFYSYNGNSMTGNATANNVVLYLMRAGFNYYDEDLNLVQDESYGTYEKVSDDPLTIKYTYADTAGWSDDVPAGPADLLLEWVAQTGKYNNVEPTYDEETGEVTNQAEVDAGVYFDAASPGISLVTDVPVIEDNSITFTYSKPFADWETAIAPNLPAHVVGQRALGIEDATEASDAVVKAIQDGDIASLQKIANVWNKDFNYAELPDDANLYLSSGAYVMTDFVKDQYVTLKANEKYKGEHKAGIDQVTIRYNGDPMGQVQALQNGEVDLINPQSTADILSAVSALDGVQVESATEGTYEHVDLQFSNGGPFDPNTYGGDAEKAKKVRQAFLKTVPRQQIIDNLIKPLNPDAEIRNSYTTVPGSPAYDEIVAANGQSQYDEVDIEGAKALLAEAGVTSPVSVRLLFDPNNTRRVNQAQLITESAALAGFTVAPYQVQTDWGTDLSSAKSFYDAALFGWQSTSTAVTESDANYRTGATNNHYGYSNPEVDALFDQLQPETDPAEQTRILGEVEKHLVDDAFGVTIFQFPGVTAWNESKISGVNPLTIAPGIFYGFWDWKTGSAEASK from the coding sequence TTGAAGATCTCACGGAAGTCTGCGGCTGTCGCAGCCGTGGCGGTGAGCGCCCTGGCGCTCTCCGCGTGCGCCGGTGGGTCCGGCGACGGCAACAGCGACGACGGCGCAGGCATCAACGACAGCGAGAGCGTCAACATCGCGTGGAACCAGCCGTTCTACTCGTACAACGGCAACTCCATGACCGGTAACGCCACGGCGAACAACGTCGTGCTCTACCTCATGCGTGCCGGCTTCAACTACTACGACGAGGACCTGAACCTGGTTCAGGACGAGTCGTACGGCACCTACGAGAAGGTCTCCGACGACCCGCTGACGATCAAGTACACCTACGCGGACACCGCCGGCTGGTCCGACGACGTCCCGGCCGGCCCTGCCGACCTCCTCCTCGAGTGGGTTGCCCAGACGGGTAAGTACAACAACGTCGAGCCGACGTACGACGAGGAGACCGGCGAGGTCACCAACCAGGCCGAGGTCGACGCAGGTGTCTACTTCGACGCCGCGTCCCCGGGCATCTCGCTCGTCACCGACGTGCCCGTCATCGAGGACAACTCGATCACGTTCACGTACTCCAAGCCCTTCGCCGACTGGGAGACCGCGATCGCCCCGAACCTCCCGGCGCACGTCGTCGGGCAGCGTGCGCTCGGCATCGAGGACGCGACCGAGGCGAGCGACGCCGTCGTCAAGGCCATCCAGGACGGCGACATCGCGAGCCTGCAGAAGATCGCGAACGTCTGGAACAAGGACTTCAACTACGCCGAGCTCCCGGACGACGCGAACCTCTACCTCTCGAGCGGCGCGTACGTCATGACGGACTTCGTCAAGGACCAGTACGTCACGCTGAAGGCCAACGAGAAGTACAAGGGCGAGCACAAGGCCGGCATCGACCAGGTCACCATCCGCTACAACGGCGACCCGATGGGCCAGGTCCAGGCACTGCAGAACGGTGAGGTCGACCTCATCAACCCGCAGTCCACGGCCGACATCCTCTCGGCAGTCAGCGCGCTCGACGGCGTCCAGGTCGAGTCCGCGACCGAGGGCACGTACGAGCACGTCGACCTGCAGTTCTCCAACGGTGGGCCCTTCGACCCGAACACCTACGGTGGCGACGCCGAGAAGGCCAAGAAGGTCCGCCAGGCGTTCCTCAAGACGGTCCCGCGTCAGCAGATCATCGACAACCTGATCAAGCCGCTGAACCCGGACGCCGAGATCCGCAACTCGTACACCACGGTCCCCGGCTCGCCCGCCTACGACGAGATCGTCGCGGCGAACGGCCAGTCCCAGTACGACGAGGTCGACATCGAGGGCGCCAAGGCGCTCCTGGCCGAGGCCGGCGTCACCTCGCCCGTCTCCGTCCGCCTGCTGTTCGACCCCAACAACACGCGTCGTGTCAACCAGGCGCAGCTCATCACCGAGTCGGCCGCCCTCGCGGGCTTCACGGTCGCGCCGTACCAGGTCCAGACCGACTGGGGCACGGACCTGAGCAGCGCGAAGTCGTTCTACGACGCGGCGCTCTTCGGCTGGCAGTCGACCTCGACCGCAGTGACCGAGTCGGACGCGAACTACCGCACCGGCGCGACGAACAACCACTACGGGTACTCGAACCCCGAGGTCGACGCGCTGTTCGACCAGCTGCAGCCCGAGACCGACCCGGCCGAGCAGACCCGCATCCTCGGTGAGGTCGAGAAGCACCTCGTCGACGACGCGTTCGGCGTGACCATCTTCCAGTTCCCGGGCGTCACCGCCTGGAACGAGTCCAAGATCTCGGGCGTCAACCCGCTCACGATCGCCCCGGGCATCTTCTACGGGTTCTGGGACTGGAAGACCGGCAGCGCCGAGGCCAGCAAGTAG